From the Deinococcus carri genome, one window contains:
- the rpsO gene encoding 30S ribosomal protein S15: MIDKQQTIQAYAKSANDTGSTAVQVALLTERINNLSRHLTENKKDKHGQRGLQLLNGQRRRLLKYLERTNYDEYIALTDQLSIRRGQRIVR; the protein is encoded by the coding sequence GTGATCGACAAACAACAGACCATCCAGGCCTACGCCAAGAGTGCGAACGACACCGGCAGCACCGCCGTGCAGGTCGCGCTGCTGACCGAGCGCATCAACAACCTGTCGCGCCACCTGACCGAGAACAAGAAGGACAAGCACGGCCAGCGCGGCCTGCAGCTCCTGAACGGTCAGCGCCGCCGCCTGCTGAAGTATCTGGAGCGCACCAACTACGACGAGTACATCGCCCTGACGGACCAGCTCAGCATCCGCCGCGGCCAGCGTATCGTTCGCTAA